The following are encoded together in the Pedobacter steynii genome:
- a CDS encoding PfkB family carbohydrate kinase has product MSLIIIGTVAFDAIETPFGKTDKIVGGAATYASLAASYFYNKVKIVAVVGDDFHKEDIDAFTEHGIDTEGLQIKEGEKSFFWSGKYHNDMNSRDTLATELNVLADFDPIIPENYQDCEYLMLGNLTPIVQRTVIERLKNRPKLIVLDTMNFWMDIMMDDLLETLKLVDVLTINDEEARQLSGEYSLVKAAKKILTMGPKYLIIKKGEHGALLFHEDKIFSAPALPLAEVFDPTGAGDTFAGGFIGYMAKVGTINFNNMKNAIIFGSALASFCVEKFGTEKILNLTEEEVADRIQEFVKLSAFSIEA; this is encoded by the coding sequence ATGAGCCTGATAATCATAGGGACTGTAGCATTTGATGCTATTGAAACTCCCTTCGGAAAAACGGATAAAATAGTTGGAGGAGCCGCCACATACGCAAGTTTAGCCGCGTCTTACTTCTACAATAAGGTGAAAATTGTTGCTGTTGTTGGTGATGATTTTCATAAAGAAGACATTGATGCATTTACTGAACATGGAATTGACACCGAAGGATTACAGATAAAAGAAGGAGAGAAATCTTTCTTCTGGTCAGGAAAGTACCACAACGACATGAACAGCAGGGACACTCTGGCAACTGAATTAAATGTATTAGCTGATTTTGACCCGATCATTCCGGAAAATTATCAGGATTGTGAATACCTGATGTTAGGAAACCTTACTCCTATCGTACAACGCACCGTAATTGAACGTTTGAAAAACAGACCTAAATTAATCGTGCTGGATACGATGAATTTCTGGATGGACATCATGATGGATGACCTTCTGGAAACGCTTAAATTAGTAGATGTATTAACGATTAACGATGAAGAAGCCCGTCAGCTTTCAGGTGAATACTCTTTGGTTAAAGCAGCTAAGAAGATTTTAACAATGGGACCTAAATATCTGATCATTAAAAAAGGAGAACATGGTGCATTATTATTCCATGAAGACAAGATATTCTCTGCACCAGCATTGCCATTGGCAGAGGTATTTGATCCAACAGGAGCTGGTGACACCTTTGCAGGAGGCTTTATTGGCTACATGGCAAAAGTAGGAACGATTAATTTCAATAACATGAAAAATGCCATCATCTTTGGTTCAGCTCTTGCCTCTTTCTGTGTAGAAAAATTTGGAACAGAGAAAATTCTGAATCTGACAGAAGAAGAAGTAGCGGATCGTATTCAGGAATTCGTAAAGCTAAGTGCTTTCAGCATCGAAGCATAA
- a CDS encoding DUF3078 domain-containing protein — protein MKKTVLLLIISCFGLVSYAQEPAAVDTTKRWTIHGENTFLINQSSFSNWAAGGVNAFAGNLLFNYDFNYKKDKWSWDNKAILGFGLSKQEDVGVRKNDDKIILNSLVGYKAAQYWLYTFYANFQTQFATGYDYSTTPKRKISRAFAPAYLIFGPGFAYKRSDNFRINISPAASRIVIVTDKALNSQEGGAFGVKQGKTTDFQFGASLDAYYKVNLMENISFENILKLYANYLDKPQNVVTDYTGNLFMKVNKFVTVNAGVQLIYDDKTEIIRKNGVDKGPALQVKQIFGAGLTYKF, from the coding sequence ATGAAAAAAACAGTTTTACTATTAATCATCTCCTGCTTTGGCTTAGTGAGTTATGCTCAGGAGCCTGCCGCAGTGGATACCACAAAAAGATGGACCATTCATGGAGAAAATACTTTTTTAATTAATCAGAGTTCCTTTTCCAACTGGGCTGCAGGCGGAGTAAATGCTTTTGCGGGAAATTTGCTTTTTAATTACGATTTCAATTATAAGAAAGATAAATGGAGCTGGGATAACAAAGCAATTCTTGGATTTGGATTGAGCAAACAGGAAGATGTTGGCGTTCGTAAGAACGATGATAAGATCATCCTGAACAGTTTAGTGGGGTATAAGGCTGCTCAGTATTGGCTATATACTTTTTACGCTAACTTTCAAACTCAGTTTGCAACCGGTTATGATTATTCTACGACTCCTAAAAGAAAAATATCAAGGGCTTTCGCTCCTGCTTATCTTATTTTTGGTCCTGGTTTTGCCTACAAGCGTTCCGATAATTTCAGAATTAACATTTCTCCGGCGGCATCAAGGATTGTCATTGTTACAGATAAGGCGCTAAATTCTCAGGAGGGCGGCGCATTTGGCGTTAAACAAGGGAAGACAACGGATTTCCAGTTTGGAGCCTCTTTAGATGCTTATTATAAAGTAAACCTGATGGAAAATATCAGCTTTGAAAATATCCTGAAATTATATGCTAATTATCTAGACAAACCGCAAAATGTGGTTACTGATTATACGGGTAATCTTTTTATGAAAGTGAATAAGTTTGTTACTGTAAATGCCGGGGTACAATTAATCTATGATGATAAAACTGAGATCATTAGAAAAAATGGTGTTGATAAAGGTCCAGCCCTCCAGGTGAAACAGATTTTTGGAGCCGGACTGACTTATAAATTCTAA
- a CDS encoding DMT family transporter: MKFIYLFVAIIAEVIATSALKASEQFSKTIPSIIVVAGYVVAFYFLSLTLKTIPVGIAYALWSGVGIVLVSAASYFFYHQKLDLPAMIGIGLIIIGVIVINVFSKSAVH, encoded by the coding sequence ATGAAATTTATCTATTTATTTGTAGCGATTATTGCGGAAGTAATCGCTACAAGTGCTTTAAAGGCTTCCGAACAATTCTCTAAAACCATCCCCTCTATCATTGTGGTTGCAGGCTATGTCGTTGCATTCTACTTTCTTAGCCTTACCCTCAAAACGATTCCTGTAGGTATAGCTTATGCTTTATGGTCTGGAGTTGGTATCGTGTTGGTTTCAGCTGCCAGCTATTTTTTTTATCACCAAAAACTGGATTTACCGGCTATGATTGGAATCGGATTAATCATTATCGGAGTGATTGTGATCAATGTATTTTCTAAATCGGCAGTACATTAA